The following nucleotide sequence is from Salvia miltiorrhiza cultivar Shanhuang (shh) chromosome 7, IMPLAD_Smil_shh, whole genome shotgun sequence.
GTTCTTCGTGCATGAATATGAGAACATGCGGACCATAGCCCAGTATCACATAATCATCGACTAAGTGCTTGTTTGGTTCAAGTTGATGAATAGAaatggaatgaaatcaaataaaggagtggaatgatAACAATAATCATTACTTTTAGTGTTTGGTTAAACAGTGAAAAtaaatcattagtaagggatttaatttcttttgtttcccctctattttaaggggtaacaaattgaatgattgagttaccctcaaataaataataatggtTAACCCATTactcaaatcaaataataaataatagatttaattaattaaatttttttctgAATATTTAACAACACTCAATTAAGCGTGGGCTAAATATATGAGTTAAGCCAGAAAACGTGTATACATTAATTGATGGGGAAAAGATAATGATGTTAAGTCGTTAACCACAACCTCAAGTgataatttgtgttttaaaatTGTTAACGTATCTACTTCAGCCAAAAAATTATTTACACATTTCGATGGGATTGGGCATATACTTGGAGTGTGTGTTTGTACCTTTTCTTGAAAAGAATTAGCCACcaacttctttttctttttcttttaaattaacaatattaaatataaaaaaaattaaagaccgTGCTACAATTTAGGGGATTCGAATTCAAGACCTTTAACCTTAAACATTAACCTcttaccgcttgaccaacaATGCACACAACCACCAATTTAAATAGGAGTATataacttcttcttcttcttcttttttcttttatctttttcttttttgataaattagCCAATTTGATAGAAACGACTCAAAAAGAAATTACTCCAATGTACGAAAAATAAAGACAGCAGCTTAATAACGGGCGAATAGTAGGCGACCCAAATTACTATACAATCgaataagataaaataaagCTCACATTACAAACCTCACTTCCcaatgaagaagaaaaagagtctTTTATTCGAGTTAGATGGATGGTCGAGATCGTAATAAATAATtggattattttaaaattatagctcaaatttcagttttatagtgattttttaatttgaatttaaaaagaTATTATAAATATACTCTGTACTTATCGGTATTATTTAGGTAAtattcaatattaaaattttcagataaTTTAAGCAGATGTATCTTCAACAATCTGACATAAAATCCGATGATACTTACCTACGTACaacttgaaatatttttttaaatgctgAAAAACTAATGAAGACTCTCATctcaatattatataaattactaGCATATGATAAGATGGTACTTATAACACAAATTGTTTTTTACGGatactagtgtacctcccgcgcaATGCGCGGTGATTATCATTCGCGTAAGTTAtgcatatattttatattattaacaTTAATTGATAAAGTTAAAATAATATCAGATTTATTATTTGCAAGCGGTCTAATTTTTTACATGtgttcatatataaatataatataaaaaaagttTTCTATGAATTCGCTATGtaatattatgaatttattgtgaaatataatgaattaacaATATGGAATTTTTGCAACGTATGCAATAATTCATTCAGCAAAATTATGATTTCACCAAAGATTTTCACAATTCGAGTGATGATGACAATTGCTATTAAACATATTGGTTCTTGATGTACTATATATCTCAACacatatttttgaattattagTAAATATGTAAAGATTCCGAACTTAATTTAATACCTATCAAAGATAATTATATGGATaccaaaaataaacaaaaataaaaaaatgtcatatttagaaagcaacaataattttgaacaaattcaaTTTACACAATTAATTGTTTAGTAATTAGTCACTAATTAtctttatttgaaaaataaactagtggaaattaattttgttgccagattagataataattattttaatatttgtttattgaataaaataattaataaattgaaagaaaatattttaagaaaaCATTTGTAAACATTCTCTTGCAATGTAATAAATGtataattttgttttcaaaataaattataacataatcgactaacttaatcaattaaaattatagcTTTATCTTTTTGCTTCAAAAGATCGAATTCTTAGACTTACGATGAAAAAGTGCAAATGGAAAAAAGTATTGATATGTTTCTAGTTTCAAGGAAAAGAAATAATTAAGTTCTATATAATAAtaacttattaattttaaatatattttttttacatattatatatcaattttaaaatcgtTTCACGGTTTTACATTTAATTTACATGTTACAaattttattcaataaaataagaataatgttCTTTtatgtacaaaaaaaaaaaagaagatttgAGATGTTAAAAAAGAAGAATTTTAAGTTACTAAATCCAAAACAAACTATGCATTAACATTGACGAAAATTTGTACAAAACGTGGGTTTAGTGGTGTTCTATTTTTTCCCataaattccaattatatccttgcaattacatttactttgctttttatatatataaagattctttgctttttatatatataaagattcgTATTATAATTGGATTTTGCGACCGTATCAAGATCTGAACCCAACCCAAGTAGAGTAGtgcaataaaattaaaatgtagaTAGTAGGAATGAAAATTGAATAAAGATAGGTTGATAGATGAAGAGAGTAGTTATAGTTATAGTTATTGATAAGCAGCAGCAAACGAGAATTGCATATGTTATTAATAGTTTGAGAGGCAAAGCACGTCGAGGACCACCGAAATGGCGAGTAAGAAACAGGTGAAAAACGTGAAGGCTATGGAAACAGCCACGCGGTCGCAGAAAACGTGCAATGCTTTGCAGAAATTGGGCAGCGATGAATGATGGATTCCCGTCCGATTCAAATTTGTCACGCCCGATGCTGCTGATCCTGCGCTCATCACCGCATATGCAAATATCTGCAACAATTTTACATACAAACTTCAATTTAATCTGATTTTGCACCAAACTTGAAagtttgaaaaaatatatacctGATCTCCAGCAAAAATGAGCCATGCATGATTCCTAGAAGGAATGAGAGGAGATTTGCGCAGCATTCTGGACGTATTGATGAGCAATTGGAGCAAGGAGTGAAGTGCCACAGCTGCTGATACACCAACAAGATACCTGCACATTCACATTACTCAACCACCCATAAATTAAATCATCCCATTTTATTACCCCACAAATATGACCTAATAAACACTAAATTTTAACCTTCACGGGCCCTTGTTTTTATTCAATCTCTTGCCGCGAATCACGCAAGAACTAACCGAATTTGTCTTCATTCCCACTCAAAAACACCCAAATTCAgagtacaaaaataaaatataaaatcatttATACTACTGTGCCAAAAGTTCTTAAATAAAACAACTACTCAATTAGTAACGAATGAATTAAAATCTGGTAATTTCTCGTCTTCTCCTTAATTTATGCAAAATGGTTCCAATTTTGTGAAATAAGTGGAGGgcagaaaaaatgataaattttggCCGCTACTCAGTTTTGAGTTTCGGGTGTGATAGCAAGCCTATTATTAATTTCTTgctatttgtaatattttcgaTTTTTGCTCTTCCCTGTTCGCAGAAAGAACTTGgggtttattattttatttccaaaataattctgaaaaaaataaaaagaaaaagtggaAAAGTTATTAGAGAAAACAAAAACTTACTCGAAGGAGTCGGAAAAGGACCACTTGGAGTAGAGCGGCAAGGTGAAGCCGTAGAGAGAGATGGTGGAGGCCTGCTTGGCGGTGGTCATGACCGACAGCGCCGTGACGCTAGTGAGGAGGCAGAGCAGGCGGATGAGGGCGTGCATGACATCGCTCTTTCGGAGGGTGGGGGCGCCCATTTTCGTCTCCGAGAGCTGGATGCTCACCTCCGGCCCGTGAGTCATGATGTTGGCtgtttttttgtgtgtgtgaagAGAGTGGTGAGGTAGGTGTGTTTATAGTCTCAAGAGAGAAGGGGGGAGGGGACACGTGGCGGGACAAGGAAGGGTCAAATGGATTGACTACTGCCCGTGAAGTTATACTAGGCTATCATctatgttttatttgttttatttgtttttattgctTCTATAACTTTTAATGATGCTcttctcaaaaaaagaaaacagtgTTAATGATGCTACAC
It contains:
- the LOC130992484 gene encoding CASP-like protein 3A1, producing MTHGPEVSIQLSETKMGAPTLRKSDVMHALIRLLCLLTSVTALSVMTTAKQASTISLYGFTLPLYSKWSFSDSFEYLVGVSAAVALHSLLQLLINTSRMLRKSPLIPSRNHAWLIFAGDQIFAYAVMSAGSAASGVTNLNRTGIHHSSLPNFCKALHVFCDRVAVSIAFTFFTCFLLAISVVLDVLCLSNY